The Sphingomonas sanxanigenens DSM 19645 = NX02 genome includes a region encoding these proteins:
- the dcd gene encoding dCTP deaminase yields MSIMSDRWIREQAVTNGMIEPFVESQRRDGCISFGLSSYGYDARVADEFKIFTNVDSATVDPKDFAANSFVDRKTAVCIIPPNSFALARTVEYFRVPRDVLVICLGKSTYARCGIIVNVTPLEPGWEGHVTLEFSNTTPLPAKIYANEGACQFLFLQGNEPCEVSYADRAGKYMGQKGVTLPRL; encoded by the coding sequence GTGTCGATCATGTCGGACAGGTGGATCCGCGAGCAGGCGGTGACGAACGGCATGATCGAGCCGTTCGTCGAAAGCCAGCGGCGGGATGGGTGCATCAGCTTCGGGCTCTCCTCCTACGGCTATGATGCCCGCGTCGCCGACGAGTTCAAGATCTTCACCAATGTCGATTCGGCGACGGTCGATCCCAAGGATTTCGCCGCGAACAGCTTCGTCGACCGCAAGACCGCCGTATGCATCATCCCGCCCAACAGCTTCGCGCTGGCGCGGACGGTGGAATATTTCCGGGTGCCGCGCGACGTGCTGGTGATCTGCCTGGGCAAATCCACCTATGCCCGCTGCGGCATCATCGTGAACGTCACCCCGCTCGAGCCCGGCTGGGAAGGGCATGTGACGTTGGAGTTCTCCAACACCACGCCGCTGCCCGCCAAGATCTACGCCAACGAAGGCGCCTGCCAGTTCCTGTTCCTGCAGGGCAACGAGCCCTGCGAGGTCAGCTATGCCGACCGCGCCGGCAAATATATGGGGCAGAAGGGCGTCACCCTGCCGCGGCTGTGA
- a CDS encoding putative bifunctional diguanylate cyclase/phosphodiesterase, whose translation MLSLVHALTRLRRNLPAQYVAPVVALLVTCFGCIFALLILTSEAQDDQQRLREEQTLQIALQTSLDLIGRDLRDYAKWDDAVRNISRDVRPEWMADNVTAYLSGAQGYHHIFVLDGRDRTVYVNDGPGRVRDALAMLGPQFGRSVAAVRGMPTDGEPIATGFARQGDSVYIYSVGAVVPLTNKVTLPPGPTAMLVIADRFDRRYFDRMAEQYHLRDLKLVLTPPAEEDAAAPLLDRDGQAIAWLRWTPNHPGSEVRRQVLPALLLVGLIALVVAQLIVSRGNRTIRALQRSEARATRHANHDPLTGLPNRRKLITHINEMGKDGSQLSLLYMDLDGFKGANDVYGHAVGDMLLRNAARRIERAARGAFVARAGGDEFAMLLIDTPQAEVEAIAEAVVAALQPPFAVDTYSINLGVSVGLAHDTGEPDHDGIAGEGEGGLMRRADVAMYAAKADGKNRWRAYHPDMDKIHHLRMLMEANLRAAVENGEIAVLYQPIIDARSGEVTAVEALARWTHPAHGDVPPDTFVPLAEMTGLISPLGRHVLHTACTAARRWEVDVAVNLSPAQFWDRNLAGDIREVLDQTGFPADRLELEITESFLLRRPDAAAAVINELRSLGIRIALDDFGTGFASIGYLRKLSFDRLKIDRSFIDPLDKDPDAEELVAAIVGLAKSLGLSITAEGVETEVQAQKARAAGCARLQGWLYGKAESAEAMTARLFPAEHAVVGELERATDNQG comes from the coding sequence ATGCTGTCTCTGGTCCACGCGTTGACGCGATTGCGCCGGAATCTGCCAGCGCAGTATGTGGCGCCGGTAGTGGCGCTGCTCGTCACCTGTTTCGGATGCATCTTCGCGCTGCTGATCCTCACCAGCGAGGCGCAGGACGACCAGCAGCGGCTGCGCGAGGAACAGACACTGCAGATCGCGCTGCAGACCAGCCTCGACCTGATCGGCCGTGACCTGCGCGACTATGCGAAGTGGGACGACGCGGTCCGCAACATCTCCCGGGATGTGCGGCCCGAATGGATGGCGGACAATGTCACCGCCTATCTCAGCGGCGCGCAGGGCTATCACCACATCTTCGTGCTCGATGGTCGGGATCGCACGGTCTATGTTAATGATGGCCCCGGTCGGGTGCGGGACGCGCTGGCGATGCTGGGGCCGCAATTCGGCCGCTCGGTGGCGGCAGTGCGCGGCATGCCGACCGACGGCGAGCCGATCGCCACGGGCTTCGCGCGGCAGGGCGACTCCGTCTATATCTATTCGGTCGGCGCCGTCGTGCCGCTGACGAACAAGGTGACGCTGCCGCCGGGGCCAACGGCGATGCTGGTGATCGCCGACCGTTTCGACCGGCGCTATTTCGATCGCATGGCCGAGCAATATCATCTGCGCGACCTCAAGCTCGTGCTGACGCCGCCGGCGGAGGAGGATGCGGCCGCGCCGCTGCTCGACCGGGACGGGCAGGCGATCGCCTGGCTGCGCTGGACGCCGAATCATCCTGGCAGCGAGGTGCGGCGGCAGGTGCTGCCCGCGCTGCTGCTGGTGGGCCTGATCGCACTGGTCGTCGCGCAACTCATCGTCAGCCGCGGCAATCGCACGATCCGCGCGCTCCAGCGCAGCGAGGCGCGCGCGACGCGCCATGCCAATCACGATCCGCTGACCGGGCTGCCCAACCGGCGCAAGCTCATCACCCACATCAACGAGATGGGCAAGGACGGCAGCCAGCTCTCGCTGCTCTACATGGATCTCGACGGGTTCAAGGGCGCCAACGACGTCTATGGCCATGCCGTGGGCGACATGCTGCTGCGCAACGCCGCGCGCCGGATCGAGCGCGCCGCGCGGGGGGCCTTCGTGGCGCGCGCCGGCGGCGACGAGTTCGCGATGCTGCTCATCGATACGCCGCAGGCGGAGGTGGAGGCGATCGCCGAGGCGGTGGTCGCGGCGCTGCAGCCGCCCTTCGCGGTGGATACCTACAGCATCAATCTGGGCGTCAGCGTCGGCCTGGCCCACGATACCGGCGAACCCGACCATGACGGGATCGCCGGCGAAGGGGAGGGCGGGCTGATGCGCCGCGCCGACGTGGCGATGTATGCCGCCAAGGCGGACGGCAAGAATCGCTGGCGTGCCTACCATCCCGACATGGACAAGATCCACCATCTGCGCATGCTGATGGAAGCCAATCTGCGCGCCGCGGTGGAGAATGGCGAGATCGCGGTGCTCTACCAGCCGATCATCGATGCGCGCAGCGGCGAGGTGACGGCGGTGGAGGCGCTGGCGCGCTGGACGCACCCCGCGCATGGCGACGTTCCGCCGGACACCTTCGTGCCGCTCGCCGAGATGACCGGGCTGATCAGCCCGCTGGGCCGCCATGTGCTGCACACTGCCTGCACGGCCGCACGCCGCTGGGAGGTCGATGTCGCGGTCAACCTGTCGCCGGCGCAATTCTGGGATCGCAACCTAGCGGGCGATATCCGCGAGGTGCTCGACCAGACCGGCTTCCCCGCGGACCGCCTGGAACTGGAAATCACCGAAAGCTTCCTGCTGCGCCGGCCGGATGCCGCCGCCGCGGTGATCAACGAGTTGCGGAGCCTCGGCATCCGCATTGCGCTCGACGATTTCGGCACGGGGTTCGCCAGCATCGGCTATCTGCGCAAGCTCAGCTTCGACCGGCTGAAGATCGATCGTTCCTTCATCGATCCGCTCGACAAGGATCCGGATGCCGAGGAACTGGTCGCCGCCATCGTCGGGCTCGCCAAGTCGCTCGGTCTCTCGATCACCGCCGAGGGCGTCGAAACCGAGGTTCAGGCGCAAAAGGCCCGCGCCGCCGGCTGCGCGCGGTTGCAGGGCTGGCTCTATGGCAAGGCCGAATCGGCGGAGGCGATGACGGCCCGCCTGTTTCCGGCCGAGCATGCCGTCGTCGGCGAACTGGAACGCGCGACCGATAATCAAGGGTAG
- a CDS encoding ATP-binding protein, whose protein sequence is MAGAEAFDVTTYCFGDYRFTPARQSLLRGEVPIRVGGRAMDLLHALVRRPGEVVSKDELFRAAWPNIFVEESNLKVNISALRRALQAGTDLPIIATIPGRGYKFVASLQILGRAGGTIIPDTIRGVTGELPSIPMLIGRDEALAEIIDALNEVRLLTIVGSPGVGKTSLAIAAAQRSDERLRDELFFIDFAPIEDPQLIVPAIAFGLGLDIDRTNILSGIVESLHDRRLLLVLDNCEHLLNAAATVADHLTHALPKLTVLATSREPLRCRWESVFRLAALNYPVQEELDRPATALSFAAVELLARRAESQGYRMAEADLPQLAAISRRLEGIALAIELAAPHLASGGPSRLLALLKTSFESLVGHTDAGAPRHRTLTATLHWSYRLLSPNEAYLFRHLSVFGGAFALDDVVGTCGHVLRTEDIAAWLENLAAKSLLSTTYQGGQLRYRLLDSSRHFAAQRLLVHGEQPKAMAGYAYYLLALFNRAEGEWYWRAREDWIALYGYRGIELRRAIEWAFGADGDMQLGIRLTAAGIPLWHELSSFAENRTRVDRALEAIETLPLRDDLLKLKLIVAHIVNLRFDGASRPSLNAALTTGMRMATELNAAEYRIRLTYLVAGNLWLSGRSREALATIRRTRDILDTAATHPLGPDLQKVEFSSRLCCGEVRRAHRGLTKLSAEHPTVAHRSGMSRLVVDRCVSIRTLLALSAWMIGDQRQALDASEDAVAGAVTLDHVLSNAYALCVGAIPVAIESGLLDLAEQHISALFVALDRYEIGTWEPFAQFYRATIDAESGDHTALDRMQSAIDRLVRGALLLHFPMRMAMLARSALSHGRPDIAHSAVAQGLDHAKRHGEHWYDGELLRIRGLVRWQEGDALGAGQMLQRALQIVKCSGAASFESRMINTIATLGI, encoded by the coding sequence GTGGCAGGGGCCGAAGCGTTCGACGTGACGACTTATTGTTTCGGCGACTATCGCTTCACGCCCGCGCGCCAATCCTTGCTTCGCGGCGAAGTGCCAATCCGCGTGGGTGGCCGCGCGATGGATCTGCTTCATGCGCTTGTGCGCCGCCCGGGGGAGGTTGTCAGTAAGGACGAACTCTTTCGCGCAGCCTGGCCAAATATCTTCGTCGAAGAGAGCAACCTGAAGGTCAACATCTCGGCGTTGCGGCGCGCTTTGCAGGCCGGTACCGATCTGCCGATCATCGCTACCATTCCAGGACGAGGGTACAAGTTCGTCGCGTCGCTTCAAATCCTGGGTCGGGCCGGCGGCACGATAATCCCTGATACGATCAGGGGCGTTACTGGGGAGTTGCCCTCCATCCCGATGCTCATCGGTCGCGACGAGGCATTGGCGGAGATCATTGATGCACTGAACGAAGTGCGGCTGCTGACAATTGTCGGCTCTCCGGGCGTCGGCAAGACGAGCCTTGCGATCGCCGCAGCGCAGCGTTCCGACGAGCGGTTGCGCGATGAACTTTTCTTCATCGACTTCGCTCCCATCGAGGATCCGCAGCTCATCGTTCCCGCGATCGCCTTTGGACTCGGCCTGGACATCGATCGAACCAATATCCTGTCCGGGATCGTCGAATCCTTGCACGACCGGCGCTTGCTGCTCGTGCTCGATAATTGCGAGCATCTGCTCAACGCGGCCGCCACCGTTGCAGATCACCTCACGCACGCCTTGCCCAAGCTTACGGTTCTCGCGACGAGCCGTGAGCCGCTTCGATGCCGATGGGAGTCCGTTTTTCGCCTGGCGGCGCTCAACTATCCTGTTCAGGAGGAGTTGGACCGACCGGCGACCGCGCTGAGCTTTGCGGCCGTGGAGCTTCTGGCCCGCAGGGCCGAAAGCCAAGGCTATCGCATGGCGGAGGCTGACCTTCCCCAACTCGCTGCCATCAGCCGCCGCTTGGAGGGTATTGCGCTCGCGATCGAACTGGCGGCGCCGCACCTCGCGTCCGGTGGCCCATCCCGGCTGCTCGCGCTTCTCAAGACCAGCTTCGAATCCCTTGTCGGGCACACGGATGCCGGGGCGCCCCGGCATCGGACGCTGACCGCCACGCTCCACTGGAGCTACCGACTGCTTTCTCCAAACGAAGCGTATTTGTTCCGCCATCTGTCGGTGTTCGGCGGCGCGTTCGCGCTTGATGACGTCGTCGGCACCTGTGGCCATGTCCTGAGGACGGAGGATATTGCCGCATGGCTCGAAAACCTTGCCGCGAAATCGCTGCTCTCTACTACCTATCAGGGTGGGCAGTTGCGCTATCGCCTTCTGGACAGTTCGCGCCATTTCGCCGCGCAGCGGCTGCTGGTGCACGGCGAACAGCCAAAGGCGATGGCAGGCTACGCGTACTATCTGCTCGCGCTGTTCAACCGCGCCGAAGGGGAGTGGTACTGGCGCGCGCGAGAGGACTGGATTGCCCTCTATGGCTACCGCGGAATCGAACTGCGGCGCGCGATCGAATGGGCATTCGGGGCCGACGGTGATATGCAACTCGGCATCAGACTGACGGCGGCCGGAATTCCGCTGTGGCATGAGTTATCGTCCTTCGCTGAAAATCGCACGCGCGTCGATCGGGCCCTGGAGGCAATCGAGACGCTGCCGCTCCGCGACGACTTGCTGAAGTTGAAATTGATCGTGGCGCACATCGTCAACCTTCGCTTTGACGGAGCCTCCAGACCGTCGCTGAATGCCGCACTGACAACGGGCATGCGCATGGCCACGGAATTGAACGCGGCCGAATATCGTATCCGCCTGACCTATCTTGTCGCAGGCAATCTTTGGCTTTCCGGCCGGTCGCGTGAAGCGCTTGCGACGATCAGGCGGACGCGAGACATTCTGGACACGGCGGCCACCCACCCATTGGGCCCGGATCTGCAAAAAGTGGAATTTAGCAGTCGCCTGTGTTGCGGGGAGGTTCGGCGCGCGCATCGCGGCCTGACGAAGCTTTCTGCTGAACATCCGACCGTTGCCCATCGCTCCGGGATGTCTCGCCTGGTGGTCGACCGCTGCGTGAGTATCCGGACTTTGCTGGCCCTCAGCGCATGGATGATCGGCGATCAGCGCCAGGCCCTGGACGCATCCGAAGACGCAGTCGCCGGCGCGGTGACTTTGGACCACGTCCTTTCGAATGCCTATGCACTGTGTGTGGGGGCGATCCCGGTCGCTATCGAGTCCGGGCTTCTGGATTTAGCGGAGCAGCACATCTCGGCGTTGTTCGTAGCTCTTGACCGCTACGAGATCGGCACCTGGGAGCCGTTTGCCCAGTTTTATCGCGCCACGATCGACGCCGAAAGCGGCGATCACACGGCCCTCGATCGCATGCAGTCGGCAATTGACCGGCTTGTTCGCGGCGCGTTGCTTCTTCATTTCCCGATGCGGATGGCAATGCTCGCCCGGTCTGCACTGTCGCATGGTCGCCCTGATATCGCACACAGTGCCGTCGCGCAGGGACTGGACCATGCAAAGCGTCACGGCGAGCATTGGTATGATGGCGAGCTGCTACGCATCCGCGGCCTTGTTCGATGGCAAGAGGGTGACGCTCTCGGTGCCGGCCAAATGCTCCAACGCGCGCTGCAGATCGTAAAATGCTCTGGAGCCGCCAGCTTCGAATCGCGCATGATCAATACCATCGCGACGTTGGGCATTTAA
- a CDS encoding GlcG/HbpS family heme-binding protein, with the protein MPRALTTLTLSDAKQMLEAAEAKAADIGIPYNIAVVDAGGALIAFARQDGALEGSIDLAIGKAKTARMFDKTTEYLAELAQPGAPLFGIEQSNGGHIVIFGGGLPITIDDEIVGAVGTSAGSVEQDIAVAWAAAAAIPSNSAS; encoded by the coding sequence ATGCCGCGTGCGCTCACCACATTGACCCTTTCGGACGCCAAGCAAATGCTTGAGGCAGCTGAAGCGAAGGCCGCCGACATCGGCATTCCCTACAACATTGCCGTCGTCGATGCGGGCGGCGCATTGATCGCGTTCGCGCGCCAGGACGGCGCGCTCGAGGGGAGCATCGACCTCGCCATCGGCAAGGCAAAGACGGCACGGATGTTCGACAAGACGACCGAATATCTCGCCGAGCTCGCGCAACCGGGCGCGCCTCTTTTCGGGATAGAGCAGAGCAACGGCGGACATATCGTGATTTTCGGTGGCGGCCTGCCGATCACGATCGACGACGAGATCGTCGGTGCGGTCGGCACGAGCGCCGGCTCGGTCGAGCAGGACATCGCGGTCGCCTGGGCGGCGGCCGCTGCCATTCCATCAAACTCAGCATCGTGA
- a CDS encoding NAD(P)-dependent alcohol dehydrogenase: protein MKAARILEYHKPLVLEDIPVPDIQADEVLIKVAACGMCRSDVLLIDGFFQGYGDIPPPVIPGHEITGTIEKVGSVVSKAAGLEEGDHVVVSPGWGDGVCKHCQVGNTHICPNVRWPGFGPYGGFAEYIPVPARYVIKVAKHLKFEELAPLTDAGLTPYRGLKKIRDAGGLGPDRVIGVFGIGGLGAYAVQYAKLLGAGGPVVALARNEEKLQVARRYGADHIIAVEGKSSEDVGKELKKATGQDKFDAIIDCSGATEMMQLAFSRLAIGGHYADVGFIGDRIDVPLFPRVHGEQTFHGSFWGNNADLMEVMALAAEGKIQHTIETISLEDINENIDLMRDNKIVGRAVVKF from the coding sequence ATGAAGGCGGCTCGAATCCTAGAGTATCACAAGCCCCTCGTCCTCGAGGACATTCCCGTTCCTGACATTCAGGCGGACGAGGTTCTGATCAAGGTCGCCGCATGCGGCATGTGCCGCTCCGACGTATTGCTGATTGACGGATTTTTCCAAGGCTATGGCGACATCCCGCCGCCGGTCATTCCCGGTCATGAGATTACCGGCACGATCGAAAAGGTGGGGAGTGTCGTATCGAAGGCCGCTGGTCTCGAGGAAGGCGATCACGTCGTCGTGTCGCCGGGCTGGGGCGACGGAGTCTGCAAACATTGTCAGGTCGGCAACACGCATATCTGCCCGAATGTCCGCTGGCCGGGCTTTGGTCCCTATGGGGGCTTTGCGGAGTATATTCCGGTTCCGGCCCGCTATGTGATCAAGGTTGCCAAACACCTCAAGTTCGAAGAGTTGGCGCCGCTTACCGATGCGGGCCTCACACCCTATCGCGGCCTCAAGAAGATCCGCGATGCCGGGGGCCTCGGACCGGACCGGGTGATCGGTGTATTCGGCATCGGCGGACTCGGCGCCTACGCTGTCCAATATGCCAAACTGCTCGGCGCTGGCGGTCCTGTCGTCGCGTTGGCGCGCAATGAGGAAAAGCTGCAAGTCGCACGGAGATACGGCGCCGATCACATCATCGCCGTCGAGGGTAAATCGTCCGAGGACGTCGGCAAGGAACTTAAAAAGGCCACTGGCCAGGACAAGTTCGACGCAATAATCGACTGTTCTGGTGCAACTGAAATGATGCAGCTCGCATTTTCCCGACTCGCAATCGGCGGACATTATGCGGACGTCGGCTTCATCGGCGATCGGATCGATGTTCCATTATTTCCACGCGTGCATGGCGAGCAGACATTCCACGGCTCATTCTGGGGCAATAATGCCGACCTCATGGAGGTCATGGCCCTCGCCGCCGAAGGCAAGATCCAGCATACCATCGAGACCATCTCTCTGGAAGACATCAACGAGAATATCGATCTTATGCGCGACAACAAAATTGTCGGGCGCGCGGTCGTCAAGTTCTAG
- a CDS encoding type 1 glutamine amidotransferase domain-containing protein — protein sequence MSVIIGLRVEEVMTQHVLFIVTNAAVIGPHNRKTGFFFAEVAHPFEALDKAGIAVEFASPAGGWTPHDAYEESDPAQKAFMESKAFRRLNHSRKLSDVDAADYDAILIPGGLGPMVDIQHDADVQKAVVRAWTTGKLVTAVCHGPCALLGVDLGDGTPFVQGKKLTSFSKAEEYDYAREDVPYELEDALRAEGAEYSSAANWEPHVIVDGRLITGQNPASAGLLGQKLVDALAQAAAHA from the coding sequence ATGTCGGTCATCATCGGCTTACGTGTGGAGGAAGTAATGACCCAGCATGTCCTGTTCATCGTTACGAACGCCGCTGTCATCGGCCCACATAATCGCAAGACCGGCTTCTTCTTTGCCGAGGTTGCCCATCCCTTCGAAGCGCTCGACAAAGCGGGGATCGCAGTGGAATTTGCGTCCCCCGCGGGTGGATGGACACCCCACGACGCCTATGAGGAGTCGGACCCGGCGCAAAAGGCGTTCATGGAGAGCAAGGCCTTCCGCCGGCTGAATCATAGCCGCAAATTGTCGGACGTGGACGCGGCGGATTATGACGCCATTCTGATACCCGGAGGGCTTGGACCCATGGTCGATATTCAGCACGACGCTGACGTCCAGAAGGCAGTCGTCCGCGCCTGGACCACGGGCAAGCTGGTTACCGCGGTCTGCCACGGTCCGTGCGCCTTGCTCGGCGTCGATCTCGGTGACGGCACACCGTTCGTCCAGGGCAAGAAACTCACCTCATTCTCGAAGGCAGAAGAATATGACTATGCCCGAGAGGATGTGCCCTATGAGCTCGAGGACGCGCTGAGAGCGGAAGGGGCGGAATACTCGTCCGCGGCCAACTGGGAGCCTCATGTCATCGTCGATGGCAGGCTCATTACGGGCCAAAATCCAGCGTCAGCGGGGCTCCTCGGGCAAAAGTTGGTTGACGCTCTGGCGCAGGCCGCTGCGCATGCTTGA
- a CDS encoding putative quinol monooxygenase — MSQPQAKITAILTAHPGKAADVQSLLVGMAPHCRAEPGNLRWDIWQDPSHDGRYVIDELYVDIAGLEAHRTTPHYLDYLGRIPDLADRMAFIVGPVDVR; from the coding sequence ATGAGCCAGCCACAGGCCAAGATCACAGCTATCCTCACGGCTCACCCCGGGAAGGCCGCAGACGTGCAATCCCTGCTGGTCGGCATGGCGCCGCATTGCAGGGCGGAGCCTGGCAATCTGCGCTGGGACATCTGGCAGGATCCATCCCACGACGGGCGTTACGTGATCGACGAACTCTATGTCGATATCGCCGGCCTGGAAGCGCACAGGACAACGCCGCACTATCTGGACTATCTCGGCAGGATACCGGACCTTGCGGATCGCATGGCCTTCATCGTGGGGCCGGTCGACGTGCGCTGA
- a CDS encoding aldehyde dehydrogenase family protein → MIEVVQAYDSARIAELPTDDAAALEKKLTIAQARFQDRSGWLAPYKRIAVLHKLALLVEQQREAFGMLIAREGGKPYSDALVETDRAIDGIRNAADLLRTRAGVEIPMGLTPASENRRAWTIQEPIGVVAAISAFNHPLNLIVHQVAPAIATGCPVIVKPAMATPLCCQELVKLVLEAGMPEGWVQTLIPESRPLSEAFAADPRIAFLSFIGSAEVGWRLRSMLAPGTRCALEHGGVAPVIVDGSADLDAIIEPIVKGGYYHAGQVCVSVQRIYVHAALKQDFVERMSERVARLRTGDPRLPETEVGPLIKPAEADRVEGWIEEAASGGARRIGGGRISDTTLRPAILVDPPRDAKVSTKEIFGPVTCIYSFEHLDDAIGAANALPVAFQASIFTRDLTVALDAAERLDASAVMVNDHSAFRTDWMPFAGRRVSGYGVGGIPFTAREMTAEKMIVFRR, encoded by the coding sequence ATGATAGAGGTTGTGCAAGCCTATGATAGCGCGCGCATCGCCGAACTTCCGACAGATGATGCCGCCGCTCTGGAAAAGAAGCTGACGATCGCGCAAGCGCGATTCCAGGACCGGTCGGGATGGCTTGCTCCGTACAAGAGGATCGCAGTCCTTCATAAGCTGGCGCTTCTGGTCGAGCAGCAGCGTGAGGCGTTCGGCATGCTGATCGCCCGTGAAGGCGGCAAACCCTATAGCGACGCGCTGGTCGAGACGGATCGTGCGATCGACGGCATTCGCAATGCCGCAGACCTACTACGCACGCGAGCGGGCGTGGAAATCCCGATGGGCCTCACACCCGCCAGCGAGAACCGGCGCGCATGGACGATCCAGGAGCCGATCGGCGTGGTGGCAGCCATATCGGCCTTCAATCATCCGCTCAACCTCATCGTCCATCAGGTCGCGCCGGCAATCGCCACGGGATGTCCTGTAATCGTCAAGCCTGCGATGGCGACGCCGCTTTGCTGCCAAGAACTGGTGAAGCTTGTCCTTGAGGCGGGCATGCCCGAAGGATGGGTGCAGACGCTGATTCCGGAAAGTCGACCCTTGTCCGAAGCGTTTGCGGCAGACCCGCGGATTGCGTTCCTGAGTTTCATCGGCTCGGCGGAGGTCGGCTGGCGTCTGCGCTCGATGCTGGCGCCCGGAACGCGATGCGCGCTCGAGCATGGCGGTGTCGCCCCTGTCATCGTGGACGGGAGCGCCGATCTCGATGCGATCATCGAGCCGATCGTGAAGGGCGGCTATTATCATGCGGGTCAGGTCTGCGTCTCGGTGCAGCGCATTTACGTGCATGCCGCGCTCAAGCAGGATTTCGTCGAGCGGATGTCCGAACGCGTTGCGCGGCTGCGCACAGGTGATCCCAGGCTTCCCGAGACCGAGGTCGGCCCCCTGATCAAGCCCGCCGAGGCGGATCGGGTCGAAGGCTGGATCGAGGAAGCCGCCTCTGGCGGTGCACGCCGGATCGGGGGCGGACGCATCAGCGATACCACGCTCAGGCCGGCAATCCTGGTCGATCCGCCACGCGATGCGAAGGTTTCGACCAAGGAGATTTTCGGCCCGGTCACCTGCATCTATAGCTTCGAGCATCTCGATGACGCAATCGGCGCGGCCAACGCGCTGCCAGTGGCGTTCCAGGCCAGCATCTTCACGCGCGATCTCACCGTCGCGCTCGATGCCGCGGAGCGGCTCGACGCCTCGGCCGTGATGGTTAACGATCACAGCGCATTTCGGACCGATTGGATGCCATTCGCCGGCAGGCGAGTATCCGGCTACGGGGTGGGGGGTATTCCCTTCACCGCTCGTGAAATGACTGCGGAGAAGATGATCGTCTTCAGGCGATGA
- a CDS encoding fasciclin domain-containing protein, protein MRSNRFAYLVLAAAAMPLAAAPGSAQDQKQAVASSGTIVEGAMASPQHKTLVAAVKAAGLVDTLTSAGPFTLFAPTDAAFAKLPAGTVDTLLKPENKAKLASILTYHVVPGKVTATMLVDQIRAGGGQAVLMTVQGGTLTATISDGKVMLRDEAGGTATVTAADMMQSNGVIHVTEAVSLPA, encoded by the coding sequence ATGCGCTCTAATCGCTTCGCCTATCTGGTGCTTGCCGCCGCGGCCATGCCGCTTGCTGCGGCCCCGGGCTCCGCGCAAGATCAAAAGCAAGCCGTTGCATCCTCCGGCACGATCGTCGAGGGCGCGATGGCTTCGCCGCAGCACAAGACGCTGGTTGCCGCGGTCAAGGCGGCCGGGCTGGTCGACACCCTAACATCGGCCGGCCCGTTCACGCTGTTCGCGCCGACCGATGCGGCATTCGCCAAGCTGCCTGCGGGCACGGTCGATACCCTCCTGAAGCCCGAGAACAAGGCCAAGCTGGCCTCGATCCTTACGTATCATGTCGTGCCCGGCAAGGTGACTGCGACCATGCTCGTGGATCAGATACGCGCCGGCGGCGGCCAGGCTGTGCTCATGACGGTCCAGGGCGGCACTCTCACCGCAACCATCTCGGACGGCAAAGTGATGCTTCGCGATGAAGCTGGCGGAACCGCGACGGTGACTGCCGCCGACATGATGCAATCCAACGGCGTAATCCATGTAACCGAAGCTGTGTCGCTTCCAGCCTGA
- a CDS encoding fasciclin domain-containing protein has translation MSHRYFRGREMTDSLHDILDTAVAAGSFSTLVAAVTAADLVDTLKGEGPFTVFAPSDDAFAALPEGTVETLVKPENKDRLTAILLLHVLPGKVMAADVAGQVLDPGTAGGATVHIDGSNGVTVNAANVVTADIECTNGVIHVIDAVLLPSG, from the coding sequence ATGAGCCATCGCTATTTTAGAGGACGCGAAATGACCGATTCCTTACATGATATCTTAGACACAGCCGTTGCCGCCGGCTCCTTCTCGACTCTCGTTGCTGCCGTGACCGCCGCCGACCTTGTCGATACCCTGAAGGGAGAGGGCCCGTTCACCGTGTTCGCGCCGTCGGACGACGCTTTTGCGGCGCTTCCGGAGGGCACTGTCGAGACGCTCGTCAAGCCGGAGAATAAGGATCGGCTGACAGCGATCCTGCTGCTCCACGTCTTGCCGGGCAAGGTAATGGCCGCGGATGTCGCTGGACAGGTGCTCGACCCGGGCACCGCTGGCGGCGCGACGGTGCATATTGATGGCAGCAACGGCGTGACGGTAAACGCCGCCAACGTCGTTACCGCCGATATCGAATGCACGAACGGCGTGATCCATGTGATCGACGCCGTTCTGCTGCCCAGCGGCTGA